In one window of Tenacibaculum mesophilum DNA:
- a CDS encoding NupC/NupG family nucleoside CNT transporter: protein MKKLFTFIMLCVTMITFSQSIEKKWNFSSITTTEGDSIVSIDPTDIFTLSEGNFTYSLVEKDSLQASGNYIHQNNLLIFNYKQPNDTVRYYNVVELTDEVLTLSEKNILYNFTTEPIVVLGKDVEEVVSKTKKIIPSQGFSMQSLWRGALGMITLLIIAFLFSANRRGIDWKTVGLGLAFQLLIAIGVLKVPFVQKTFELVGGLFVSVLDFTRAGSEFLFSGLVADMDSFGFIFAFQVLPTIIFFSALTSVLFYLGLIQKVVKGLAWLLSKFLKISGAESLSVAGNIFLGQTEAPLLIKAYLEKMNRSEILLVMIGGMATVAGAVLAAYIGFLGGDDEALRLLYAKHLLAASVMAAPGAIIISKILYPQTEEVNTDVQVSSEKIGSNILDAIANGTTEGLQLAMNVAAMLLVFIAFIAMINGILGSIGGFDGIEYFDWKFTSLNKLIEGTTPYEALSLEFILGYAFAPLMWLIGVAKEDMALMGQLLGIKLAASEFVGYIQLADLKNAASATHLTYNKSVIMATYMLCGFANFASIGIQIGGIGSLAPGQRKNLSEFGMKALVGGTIASLMSATIAGMIIG from the coding sequence ATGAAGAAACTATTTACTTTCATAATGCTTTGCGTTACGATGATAACTTTTAGCCAAAGCATTGAAAAAAAGTGGAATTTCTCATCAATTACAACAACAGAAGGAGATTCAATTGTTTCTATAGATCCTACAGATATTTTTACTTTATCAGAAGGAAACTTTACATACTCTTTAGTAGAAAAAGATAGTTTACAAGCTTCAGGAAACTATATTCATCAAAACAACTTATTAATTTTTAACTACAAGCAACCCAACGATACAGTTCGTTATTACAACGTGGTTGAATTAACAGATGAAGTTTTAACTCTCTCAGAAAAAAACATACTATATAATTTCACAACAGAACCAATAGTTGTTTTAGGGAAAGACGTTGAAGAAGTAGTCAGTAAAACAAAAAAGATAATTCCAAGTCAAGGTTTTTCGATGCAAAGTTTGTGGAGAGGAGCTCTAGGGATGATAACATTACTAATTATTGCTTTTTTATTTAGTGCAAACCGAAGAGGTATTGATTGGAAAACAGTAGGATTAGGGTTGGCTTTTCAGTTATTAATAGCAATTGGGGTTTTAAAAGTTCCTTTTGTTCAAAAAACATTTGAGCTAGTTGGAGGCTTGTTTGTAAGTGTGTTAGACTTTACAAGAGCAGGAAGTGAGTTTTTATTTAGCGGTTTAGTTGCTGATATGGATTCTTTTGGATTCATCTTTGCTTTTCAAGTACTACCTACCATTATATTTTTCTCGGCATTAACATCAGTATTGTTTTATTTAGGACTAATACAAAAAGTAGTAAAAGGCTTAGCTTGGTTATTATCTAAGTTTTTAAAAATATCAGGAGCTGAAAGTTTATCAGTAGCAGGAAATATTTTCTTAGGTCAAACAGAAGCACCTTTATTAATTAAGGCATACTTAGAAAAAATGAACCGTTCTGAAATCTTGTTAGTAATGATAGGAGGAATGGCAACCGTAGCAGGAGCAGTATTAGCAGCTTATATAGGGTTTTTAGGAGGAGATGATGAAGCGTTACGCTTATTATATGCAAAACACCTATTAGCAGCATCTGTAATGGCAGCACCAGGAGCTATTATCATTTCCAAGATATTATACCCACAAACTGAAGAAGTAAATACAGATGTACAAGTTTCATCAGAAAAAATTGGTTCAAATATTTTAGATGCTATAGCTAATGGAACAACTGAAGGCTTACAATTGGCAATGAATGTTGCAGCTATGTTATTAGTTTTTATTGCTTTTATAGCCATGATAAATGGTATTTTAGGAAGTATAGGAGGTTTTGATGGAATTGAATATTTTGATTGGAAATTTACTTCCTTGAATAAATTAATTGAAGGAACTACACCTTATGAAGCATTGTCATTAGAATTTATTTTAGGTTATGCTTTCGCTCCTTTAATGTGGTTAATTGGTGTTGCTAAAGAAGATATGGCATTAATGGGACAGCTATTAGGTATTAAATTAGCTGCAAGTGAGTTTGTAGGATATATCCAGTTAGCTGATTTAAAAAATGCAGCAAGCGCTACACATTTAACCTATAACAAGTCAGTAATTATGGCTACGTATATGTTGTGCGGTTTTGCCAATTTTGCTTCTATAGGAATTCAAATAGGAGGAATAGGTTCTTTAGCACCAGGTCAACGTAAAAATTTATCTGAGTTTGGAATGAAAGCCCTAGTTGGAGGTACAATTGCTTCGCTAATGTCTGCAACCATAGCAGGGATGATTATAGGATAA
- a CDS encoding bifunctional nuclease family protein: MSLIKLTIKGISYSQTQSGAYALVLSEMEGTRTLPIIIGAFEAQSIAIALEKEIRPPRPLTHDLFKTFSDRFSITVKQVIIHKLVDGVFYSSLICEREGIEEVIDTRTSDAIALAVRFEAPIFTYENILDKAGIYLKMDEELTIEEDLESDEDEIEFSIEEEGKDNYSHLSLKELHEQLNDAVANENYELAARIRDEISKRS; encoded by the coding sequence ATGAGTTTAATTAAACTAACTATAAAAGGGATTTCGTATAGCCAAACACAAAGTGGGGCATATGCTTTAGTGCTAAGTGAAATGGAGGGAACCAGAACACTTCCTATAATCATAGGAGCGTTTGAGGCACAATCAATAGCAATAGCCTTAGAAAAAGAAATCCGTCCACCAAGACCACTTACTCACGATTTATTTAAAACGTTTTCTGATCGATTCTCTATCACCGTTAAACAAGTAATTATACACAAGTTAGTTGATGGAGTATTTTATTCAAGCTTAATTTGTGAAAGAGAAGGAATAGAAGAGGTTATTGATACAAGAACATCAGATGCTATAGCATTGGCAGTTCGATTTGAAGCTCCAATTTTTACATATGAAAACATTTTAGATAAAGCAGGTATTTATCTAAAAATGGATGAAGAATTAACAATTGAAGAAGATTTAGAATCTGATGAAGATGAAATCGAGTTTTCAATAGAAGAAGAAGGAAAGGATAATTACTCACACTTGTCACTTAAAGAATTACACGAACAACTTAACGATGCTGTAGCCAATGAAAATTATGAGTTGGCAGCTAGAATTCGTGATGAAATCAGCAAACGTTCTTAA
- a CDS encoding electron transfer flavoprotein subunit alpha/FixB family protein — protein MSVLVFADSSEGKFKKTAFEVVSYGKKVAEQLGSDLVVLTINGGDASELYTYGAEKVVEVKNDLSSFNAKAYASIIKQVAEAKGANTVIIDSSVDGLTVGPLVAVALEAGYASNAVALPSSTSPFVVKRKAFSNKGFNNTEISTDNKVVGVAKNSYGAHENPVSGSTESFDATLPELGVKSENINRATGKVTIADADIVVSAGRGLKGPENWGMVEELADVLGAATACSKPVSDLGWRPHSEHVGQTGKPVASNLYIAIGISGAIQHLAGINASKVKVVVNTDPEAPFFKAADYGIVGDAFEVVPQLVEKLKAFKQA, from the coding sequence ATGTCTGTATTAGTTTTTGCCGATTCATCGGAAGGAAAATTCAAAAAAACAGCTTTTGAAGTTGTTTCATACGGAAAAAAAGTAGCAGAACAATTAGGAAGCGACTTAGTAGTGTTAACTATTAATGGAGGTGATGCTTCTGAATTATATACTTACGGAGCAGAGAAAGTAGTAGAGGTAAAGAATGACTTATCTTCATTCAATGCTAAAGCATATGCTTCAATTATTAAACAAGTAGCAGAAGCAAAAGGAGCTAACACGGTAATTATCGATTCTAGTGTTGATGGATTAACTGTAGGACCGTTAGTAGCTGTAGCTTTAGAAGCTGGATATGCTTCAAATGCGGTAGCATTACCAAGTAGCACTAGTCCTTTTGTTGTTAAGAGAAAAGCATTCTCAAATAAAGGCTTCAACAATACTGAAATTTCAACTGATAACAAAGTAGTGGGTGTTGCTAAAAACTCATATGGAGCACATGAAAATCCGGTAAGTGGTTCTACTGAGAGTTTTGATGCTACATTACCTGAATTAGGAGTGAAATCTGAAAATATTAATAGAGCAACTGGTAAAGTTACTATTGCTGATGCTGATATTGTTGTTTCTGCAGGTAGAGGTTTAAAAGGACCTGAAAACTGGGGAATGGTTGAAGAGTTAGCTGATGTTTTAGGTGCTGCAACTGCATGTTCTAAGCCTGTATCTGATTTAGGATGGCGTCCTCATAGCGAACACGTTGGTCAAACTGGTAAGCCTGTAGCTTCAAACTTATACATAGCTATAGGTATTTCAGGTGCAATTCAGCATTTAGCAGGAATTAACGCATCTAAGGTAAAAGTCGTTGTTAACACAGATCCAGAAGCACCTTTCTTTAAAGCTGCCGATTATGGTATTGTTGGTGATGCTTTTGAAGTTGTACCTCAGTTAGTAGAAAAATTAAAAGCTTTTAAACAAGCATAA
- a CDS encoding electron transfer flavoprotein subunit beta/FixA family protein gives MKILVCISHVPDTTSKINFTDNDTKFDTNGVQYVINPYDEFSLTRAMWFKEKQGASVTVVNVGGASTEPTLRKALAIGADDAIRVNAEPTDGFMVAKELAEVVKNGGYDLVLAGKESADYNGQMVPGMLASLLDFNFVNGCVGVEVDGTNVTLNREIDGGEEKVSSTLPMVIAGQKGIVEEKDLRIPNMRGIMMARKKPLNVVEPTGATAATATQNFEKPAPKGAVKLVDNVDDLIDLLHNEAKVI, from the coding sequence ATGAAAATATTAGTTTGTATCAGTCATGTACCTGATACTACTTCAAAAATCAACTTTACTGATAACGATACAAAGTTTGATACTAACGGGGTTCAATATGTTATTAATCCATACGACGAGTTTAGCTTAACTCGTGCCATGTGGTTTAAAGAAAAGCAAGGAGCGAGTGTAACTGTAGTGAATGTTGGAGGAGCTTCTACAGAGCCTACTTTACGTAAAGCGTTAGCAATTGGAGCAGATGATGCAATTCGTGTAAACGCTGAACCAACTGACGGTTTTATGGTAGCTAAAGAATTAGCTGAAGTTGTTAAAAATGGAGGATATGATTTAGTATTAGCAGGAAAAGAATCAGCAGACTATAACGGACAAATGGTTCCTGGAATGTTAGCTTCTTTGTTAGATTTTAACTTTGTTAATGGATGTGTTGGTGTAGAGGTAGACGGAACAAATGTTACTTTGAATAGAGAGATTGATGGAGGTGAAGAAAAAGTATCCTCTACTTTACCAATGGTGATAGCAGGTCAAAAAGGAATTGTAGAAGAAAAAGATTTACGCATTCCTAATATGAGAGGTATTATGATGGCACGTAAAAAACCATTAAACGTGGTAGAACCAACTGGAGCAACAGCAGCAACAGCAACTCAAAACTTTGAAAAACCAGCACCAAAAGGAGCTGTTAAGTTAGTTGATAATGTTGATGATTTAATTGATTTATTACATAACGAAGCAAAAGTAATTTAA
- a CDS encoding pyruvate dehydrogenase complex E1 component subunit beta produces MKTVQFREAVCEAMSEEMRRDESIYLIGEEVAEYNGAYKASKGMLDEFGDKRVIDAPIAELGFGGIAVGSAMNGNRPIVEYMTFNFSLVGIDQIINNAAKIRQMSGGQFNCPIVFRGPTASAGQLAATHSQAFESWYANCPGLKVIVPSNPYDAKGLLKAAIRDDDPVIFMESEQMYGDKMEIPEGEYIIPIGVADIKREGTDVTVVSFGKIIKEAYKAADELAKEGISIEIIDLRTVRPMDHKAILESVKKTNRLVILEEAWPFGSVSSEITFRVQDEAFDYLDAPIKRITTADAPAPYSPVLLEEWLPNANDVISAVKEVMYRK; encoded by the coding sequence ATGAAAACAGTACAATTTAGAGAAGCCGTTTGCGAAGCAATGAGCGAAGAAATGCGTAGAGATGAAAGCATTTATTTAATCGGTGAAGAAGTTGCTGAGTATAACGGAGCATATAAAGCCAGTAAAGGAATGCTAGACGAGTTTGGTGACAAACGTGTTATTGATGCTCCTATTGCCGAACTAGGCTTTGGTGGTATTGCTGTAGGATCAGCAATGAATGGTAACCGCCCTATTGTTGAGTATATGACTTTTAATTTCTCTTTAGTAGGAATTGACCAAATTATTAACAATGCTGCAAAAATCCGTCAAATGAGTGGTGGACAATTCAACTGCCCTATTGTTTTTCGTGGACCAACAGCTTCTGCAGGTCAATTAGCAGCAACCCACTCACAAGCTTTTGAAAGTTGGTATGCAAACTGCCCAGGATTAAAAGTAATTGTTCCTTCTAATCCATACGATGCTAAAGGTTTATTAAAAGCTGCTATTCGAGATGATGATCCAGTTATTTTTATGGAGTCTGAACAAATGTATGGTGATAAAATGGAAATTCCTGAAGGAGAATATATCATCCCTATTGGAGTTGCTGATATTAAAAGAGAAGGTACCGATGTTACGGTAGTTTCTTTTGGTAAAATTATTAAAGAAGCATACAAAGCTGCTGACGAATTGGCTAAAGAAGGTATTTCTATTGAAATTATTGATTTACGCACAGTTCGTCCGATGGATCATAAAGCTATTTTAGAATCTGTTAAGAAGACAAATAGATTAGTTATTTTAGAAGAAGCTTGGCCATTTGGTAGTGTTTCATCAGAAATTACTTTTAGGGTACAAGACGAAGCATTTGATTATTTAGATGCTCCTATTAAAAGAATTACAACTGCCGACGCTCCTGCACCTTATTCTCCAGTATTATTGGAAGAATGGTTACCTAATGCGAATGATGTTATTTCAGCAGTAAAAGAAGTGATGTACCGCAAGTAA